From a region of the Xanthomonas rydalmerensis genome:
- a CDS encoding heavy metal response regulator transcription factor: MKVLIVEDERKTADYLQQGLSEQGCTVDVAYDGIDGQHLALHYDFDVIVLDAMLPGLDGFAILRSLRSVKSTPVIMLTARDSVEDRVKGLREGADDYLIKPFSFIELLARLQVLARRGRAQESTLLRVGDLQIDMISRKAVRGRQRLDLTAKEFALLATLARHQGEILSKTAIAEMVWDMNFDSNTNVVEVAIKRLRAKIDVPFDAPLLHTVRGMGYVLEEREDAAG; the protein is encoded by the coding sequence ATGAAGGTGCTGATCGTCGAGGACGAGCGCAAGACCGCCGACTACCTGCAGCAGGGGCTGAGCGAACAGGGCTGCACGGTCGACGTGGCCTACGACGGCATCGACGGCCAGCACCTGGCCCTGCACTACGACTTCGACGTGATCGTGCTCGACGCGATGCTGCCGGGCCTGGACGGCTTCGCCATCCTGCGCTCGCTGCGTTCGGTGAAGAGCACGCCGGTGATCATGCTCACCGCGCGCGACAGCGTGGAGGACCGGGTCAAAGGCCTGCGCGAAGGCGCCGACGACTACCTGATCAAGCCCTTCTCCTTCATCGAACTGCTGGCGCGGCTGCAGGTGCTGGCGCGCCGCGGCCGCGCCCAGGAAAGCACCCTGCTGCGCGTGGGCGACCTGCAGATCGACATGATCAGCCGCAAGGCCGTGCGCGGCCGGCAGCGGCTGGACCTGACCGCCAAGGAGTTCGCGCTGCTGGCGACGCTGGCCCGGCACCAGGGCGAGATCCTGTCCAAGACCGCGATTGCGGAAATGGTCTGGGACATGAACTTCGACAGCAACACCAACGTGGTGGAAGTGGCGATCAAGCGCCTGCGCGCCAAGATCGACGTGCCGTTCGACGCGCCGCTGCTGCACACCGTGCGCGGCATGGGCTACGTGCTGGAAGAACGCGAGGACGCGGCCGGGTGA
- the ggt gene encoding gamma-glutamyltransferase has translation MRSLVRRVLLLALVLTPSAWAEAPVAEATATAPAAHPPGAAIASGHRLATEAGLQILREGGNAFDAAVAVSSTLSVVEPISSGLGGGGFFLLHDAKTGKDVMLDARETAPESATPAAFLDAKGELDRDRSINGPWSAGIPGLPAALVELATKHGRLPLRQSLAPAIRIAREGFPVYARMAEGYQSRRKVMERYPGTREVYLRNGRPIAEGDVFKQPELANTLQLLADKGFDGFYRGATAKKLLAGVKQAGGRWTAQELAGYTVKERTPIRFDYKGWTITTAPPPSSGGIALASMLQILEGYDLKTMDPVHRVHLTVEAMRRAYRDRTFFLGDPDFTHVPQRILLSKDYAVGLRSTINPDKATPSDLLSGQPTPLEDDETTHFSIIDGEGNRVGATQTVNLLYGSGLIPKGTGVLLNNEMDDFALRPGTPNAFGVMGYAANAPKPGKRPLSSMSPTFMENADKAIVLGTPGGSRIITMVLLGILGYDDGLTAQQVAALPRYHHQWLPDVIEAETGTFDAATAKGLEAMGHALKLPGDSAEDGHGSSHVWGNLQTVEWDKRRNVLSGGSDPRNEVGSAEVLQTAPAR, from the coding sequence ATGAGAAGCCTCGTCCGCCGTGTCCTGCTGCTCGCCCTGGTCCTGACGCCGTCGGCGTGGGCCGAGGCACCGGTCGCCGAAGCGACTGCCACCGCCCCAGCCGCGCATCCGCCCGGTGCCGCGATCGCCAGCGGCCACCGTCTGGCCACCGAGGCCGGCCTGCAGATCCTGCGTGAGGGCGGCAATGCCTTCGACGCCGCAGTGGCGGTGTCCTCGACGCTGTCGGTGGTCGAGCCGATCAGCTCGGGCCTGGGCGGCGGCGGCTTCTTCCTGCTGCACGACGCCAAGACCGGCAAGGACGTGATGCTGGACGCGCGCGAGACCGCGCCGGAATCGGCGACGCCGGCCGCGTTCCTGGACGCCAAGGGCGAGCTGGACCGCGACCGCTCGATCAACGGCCCGTGGTCGGCCGGCATCCCCGGGCTGCCGGCGGCGCTGGTGGAGCTGGCGACCAAGCACGGCCGGCTGCCGCTGCGGCAGTCGCTGGCGCCGGCGATCCGCATCGCCCGCGAAGGCTTCCCGGTGTACGCGCGCATGGCCGAGGGCTACCAGTCGCGGCGCAAGGTGATGGAGCGCTATCCCGGCACGCGCGAGGTCTACCTGCGCAACGGCCGGCCGATCGCCGAGGGCGACGTGTTCAAGCAGCCGGAACTGGCCAACACGCTGCAGTTGCTGGCCGACAAGGGCTTCGATGGCTTCTACCGCGGCGCCACCGCCAAGAAGCTGCTGGCCGGGGTCAAGCAGGCCGGCGGCCGCTGGACCGCGCAGGAACTGGCCGGCTACACGGTCAAGGAACGCACGCCGATCCGCTTCGACTACAAGGGCTGGACCATCACCACCGCGCCGCCGCCGTCCTCCGGCGGCATCGCCCTGGCCAGCATGCTGCAGATCCTGGAGGGCTACGACCTCAAGACCATGGACCCGGTGCACCGCGTGCACCTGACCGTGGAAGCGATGCGCCGCGCCTACCGCGACCGCACCTTCTTCCTGGGCGACCCGGATTTCACACATGTGCCGCAGCGCATCCTGCTCAGCAAGGACTACGCCGTGGGCCTGCGCTCGACCATCAACCCGGACAAGGCTACGCCCAGCGATCTGCTGTCGGGCCAGCCGACTCCGCTGGAAGACGACGAGACCACGCATTTCTCCATCATCGACGGCGAAGGCAACCGCGTCGGCGCGACCCAGACGGTCAACCTGCTGTACGGCTCCGGGTTGATCCCCAAGGGCACCGGCGTGCTGCTCAACAACGAGATGGACGATTTCGCGCTGCGTCCGGGCACGCCCAACGCGTTCGGGGTGATGGGCTACGCGGCCAACGCGCCCAAGCCGGGCAAGCGCCCGCTCAGCTCGATGTCGCCGACCTTCATGGAGAACGCGGACAAGGCCATCGTGCTCGGCACCCCGGGCGGCAGCCGCATCATCACCATGGTGCTGCTCGGTATCCTCGGCTACGACGACGGCCTCACTGCGCAGCAGGTCGCCGCGTTGCCGCGCTACCACCACCAGTGGCTGCCGGACGTGATCGAGGCCGAGACCGGCACCTTCGACGCGGCCACGGCCAAGGGCCTGGAAGCGATGGGGCATGCGCTGAAGCTGCCCGGCGACAGCGCCGAGGATGGCCACGGGTCCAGCCACGTCTGGGGCAACCTGCAGACGGTGGAATGGGACAAGCGCCGTAACGTGCTCAGCGGCGGCAGCGACCCGCGTAACGAGGTCGGCAGCGCCGAAGTGCTGCAGACCGCGCCGGCGCGCTGA
- the coaD gene encoding pantetheine-phosphate adenylyltransferase — translation MTVAHSRIAVYPGTFDPITNGHIDLVNRAAPLFEQVIVGVAQSPSKGPTLPLELRVSLAREALAGHRNVEVLGFDTLLAHFVRSVGGGVLLRGLRAVSDFEYEFQMASMNRHLIPEVETLFLTPAEQHSFISSSLVREIARLGGDVSGFVPPSVVQALVQARQAAAQR, via the coding sequence ATGACCGTGGCCCATAGCCGCATCGCCGTCTATCCCGGCACCTTCGATCCGATCACCAACGGCCATATCGACCTGGTCAACCGTGCGGCGCCGCTGTTCGAGCAGGTGATCGTGGGCGTGGCGCAGAGCCCGTCCAAGGGTCCGACACTGCCGTTGGAGCTGCGTGTGTCGCTGGCCCGCGAGGCGCTGGCCGGGCACCGCAACGTGGAAGTGCTGGGCTTCGACACCTTGCTGGCGCATTTCGTGCGCTCGGTCGGCGGCGGCGTGCTGCTGCGCGGCCTGCGCGCGGTGTCCGATTTCGAATACGAGTTCCAGATGGCGAGCATGAACCGGCATCTGATCCCGGAGGTGGAGACGCTGTTCCTCACCCCGGCCGAGCAACACAGCTTCATTTCGTCCTCGTTGGTGCGCGAGATCGCGCGCCTGGGCGGGGATGTCTCCGGCTTCGTGCCGCCGTCGGTGGTGCAGGCGCTGGTCCAGGCCCGCCAGGCCGCCGCGCAGCGCTGA
- the rsmD gene encoding 16S rRNA (guanine(966)-N(2))-methyltransferase RsmD produces the protein MSRPGGGQVRIIGGRWRNTRLPVPDLAGLRPTSDRVRETLFNWLQPVLPGARVLDLFAGSGALGLEAVSRGAAGAVLVERDPGQVAQLRATVTRLQAQDQVEVVQGDALRWLTEAPANAPADIAFVDPPFAAGLWDAVLQRLPARLAADAWLYLESPAGQGPAPPAPWALYREGGSREVRAALYRRTAATLPGDLHAVPDA, from the coding sequence ATGAGCCGTCCCGGCGGCGGGCAGGTGCGGATCATCGGCGGGCGCTGGCGCAACACGCGGCTGCCGGTGCCGGACCTGGCCGGGCTGCGCCCGACTTCCGACCGGGTCCGCGAGACCCTGTTCAACTGGCTGCAACCGGTGTTGCCCGGGGCGCGCGTGCTGGACCTGTTCGCCGGCAGCGGCGCGCTGGGGCTGGAAGCGGTGTCGCGCGGCGCGGCTGGCGCGGTGCTGGTCGAACGCGACCCGGGCCAGGTGGCACAGCTGCGCGCCACGGTCACGCGGCTGCAGGCCCAGGACCAAGTGGAGGTGGTGCAGGGCGATGCGCTGCGTTGGCTGACCGAGGCGCCGGCCAATGCCCCGGCGGACATCGCCTTCGTCGACCCGCCGTTCGCCGCCGGGCTGTGGGACGCGGTGCTGCAACGCCTGCCGGCGCGGCTGGCTGCCGACGCCTGGCTGTACCTGGAGTCGCCGGCCGGGCAGGGACCGGCGCCGCCTGCGCCCTGGGCGCTGTACCGCGAGGGCGGCAGCCGCGAGGTGCGTGCTGCCCTGTACCGGCGCACCGCTGCTACACTTCCCGGCGACCTTCACGCGGTACCCGACGCATGA
- a CDS encoding MBL fold metallo-hydrolase has translation MKLWSIQGNSQKLDGGAMFGNAPKAMWQQWAAPDDGNRIALACRALLASPLAGKTVLFETGIGAFFPPALRERYGVQEARHVLLDSLQAAGFAHTDIDVVVLSHLHFDHAGGLLAPYREGAAPELLFPNAQFLVGAAHWQRALHPHPRDRASFIPELPGLLEASGRLELVEGDYSRALGEAVRFRFSDGHTPGLMLAEIVGPHHGEDGQAHGGVAFCADLIPGRSWVHVPITMGYDRNAELLIDEKRAFLEDALARDVRLFFTHDPDCALAQVQRDPKGRFVTAHEVPALQARALAA, from the coding sequence ATGAAGCTCTGGTCCATCCAAGGCAACTCGCAGAAACTTGACGGTGGCGCGATGTTCGGCAACGCGCCCAAGGCGATGTGGCAACAGTGGGCCGCGCCCGACGACGGCAACCGCATCGCGCTGGCCTGCCGCGCGCTGCTGGCCAGCCCGCTGGCCGGCAAGACGGTGTTGTTCGAGACCGGCATCGGCGCGTTCTTCCCGCCGGCGCTGCGCGAGCGCTACGGCGTGCAGGAGGCGCGGCACGTGCTGCTGGATTCGCTGCAGGCTGCGGGCTTTGCGCATACCGACATCGACGTGGTGGTGCTGAGCCATCTGCACTTCGATCACGCCGGCGGCCTGCTGGCGCCGTACCGCGAAGGCGCCGCGCCGGAGCTGCTGTTCCCCAACGCGCAGTTCCTGGTCGGTGCGGCGCACTGGCAGCGCGCGCTGCACCCGCATCCGCGCGACCGCGCCAGCTTCATCCCGGAACTGCCGGGCCTGCTCGAGGCCAGCGGCCGCCTGGAACTGGTCGAGGGCGACTACTCGCGCGCCCTCGGCGAGGCGGTGCGATTCCGTTTCAGCGACGGCCACACGCCGGGGCTGATGCTGGCCGAGATCGTCGGCCCCCACCACGGCGAGGACGGCCAGGCGCACGGCGGGGTGGCGTTCTGCGCCGACCTGATCCCGGGCCGGTCGTGGGTGCACGTGCCGATCACCATGGGCTACGACCGCAACGCCGAGCTGCTGATCGACGAGAAGCGTGCGTTCCTGGAAGACGCGCTGGCGCGCGACGTGCGCCTGTTCTTCACCCACGACCCGGACTGCGCGCTGGCGCAGGTGCAGCGCGATCCCAAGGGCCGCTTCGTCACCGCGCACGAAGTGCCGGCGCTGCAGGCGCGCGCGCTCGCCGCCTGA
- a CDS encoding RHS repeat-associated core domain-containing protein: MSNFQGIRAALRLMATVALSLFVAFGVSAQTVRYIHTDGLGSVVLVTDKDRNVLERREYEPYGSVVSQPVMDGPGYTGHVMDAATGLTYMQQRYYDPAIGLFLSVDPVAPQKSDFRHFNRYVYAFGNPYLFSDPDGRDPYGCGDYLRCPKIVDLLAVKVAPSGPAANAAQSRFSVVPKGSSVSPLKAKGFPYVVSVPNGVLQVGIHASVSALAATEAGVGFAADTNGGVGTYSTAAYGAGPSEDANLSVVVTWSNASTINQLAGGGTSANVGGGMLGHASLGGGVSDASPGSPTIYSGSLSVGLGAGAGGTAMHTETQIYRFGD; encoded by the coding sequence ATGTCAAATTTCCAGGGGATTCGTGCGGCACTGCGCCTGATGGCTACGGTCGCTCTTTCATTGTTCGTCGCCTTTGGCGTCTCGGCGCAGACAGTCCGCTATATCCATACGGATGGATTGGGGTCTGTTGTGTTGGTGACGGACAAGGATCGTAACGTCTTAGAGCGCAGAGAGTACGAGCCTTACGGGAGTGTAGTAAGTCAGCCGGTGATGGATGGGCCTGGCTATACGGGTCACGTCATGGACGCGGCTACAGGTCTGACGTATATGCAGCAGCGATACTATGATCCGGCAATCGGGCTTTTTTTGTCGGTTGATCCCGTTGCTCCGCAGAAAAGTGATTTCCGTCACTTTAATCGCTACGTGTACGCGTTCGGTAATCCTTATCTCTTTAGTGATCCCGATGGGCGTGATCCGTACGGATGCGGTGACTACTTGCGTTGTCCTAAGATTGTTGATTTGCTGGCAGTTAAAGTTGCGCCATCAGGGCCGGCAGCCAATGCGGCTCAATCCAGATTTTCCGTTGTTCCAAAAGGTTCAAGCGTTAGCCCGCTTAAGGCAAAGGGTTTTCCTTATGTAGTCAGCGTTCCAAATGGTGTTTTGCAAGTGGGAATTCATGCCTCTGTCTCAGCCTTGGCGGCTACCGAGGCGGGTGTAGGATTTGCTGCTGATACAAATGGTGGAGTAGGGACTTACTCCACGGCAGCTTATGGAGCGGGACCATCTGAAGATGCCAACCTGAGCGTGGTTGTTACTTGGTCTAATGCTAGTACAATTAATCAGCTGGCAGGAGGTGGAACTTCTGCGAATGTAGGTGGAGGTATGTTGGGCCATGCTTCGCTAGGAGGGGGAGTGTCGGATGCTTCTCCAGGTTCGCCGACTATTTATAGCGGCTCACTTTCTGTGGGGCTTGGAGCCGGAGCGGGAGGTACTGCAATGCATACTGAAACGCAAATTTATAGGTTTGGTGATTAA
- the htpG gene encoding molecular chaperone HtpG — MSVETQKETLGFQTEVKQLLQLMIHSLYSNKEIFLRELISNASDAADKLRFEALVKPELLDGDAQLRIRIGFDKDAGTVTIDDNGIGMSREEIVAHLGTIAKSGTSEFLKHLSGDQKKDSHLIGQFGVGFYSAFIVADQVDVYSRRAGLPASEGVHWSSRGEGEFEVATVEKAERGTRIVLHLKDDEKDFADGWKLRGIVRKYSDHIALPIELPKEHHGEDKDKPETPEWETVNRASALWTRPRNEIKDEEYQELYKHIAHDHENPVTWSHNKVEGKLEYTSLLYVPGRAPFDLYQRDASRGLKLYVQRVFIMDQAEQFLPLYLRFIKGIVDSSDLPLNVSREILQSGPVIDSMKSALTKRALDMLEKLAKDDAERYLGVWKNFGQVLKEGPAEDFGNREKIAGLLRFASTHGSDGTQNVSLADYVARMQEGQDKLYYLTGESYAQIKDSPHLEVFRKKGIEVLLLTDRIDEWLMSYLTEFDGKSFVDVARGDLDLGKLDSEEEKQAKEEAAKAKQGLVERIQNVLKDEVSEVRVSHRLTDSPAILAIGQGDLGLQMRQILEASGQKLPESKPVFEFNPAHPLIEKLDAEADGERFGDLAKVLFDQAALAAGDSLKDPAAYVRRLNKLLLELSV; from the coding sequence ATGAGCGTGGAAACCCAAAAAGAAACCCTGGGCTTTCAGACCGAGGTCAAGCAGCTGCTGCAGCTGATGATCCATTCGCTGTATTCCAACAAGGAGATCTTCCTGCGCGAGCTGATCTCCAATGCCTCCGACGCCGCCGACAAGCTGCGCTTCGAGGCGCTGGTCAAGCCGGAACTGCTGGACGGCGACGCGCAGTTGCGCATCCGCATCGGCTTCGACAAGGACGCCGGCACCGTCACCATCGACGACAACGGCATCGGCATGAGCCGCGAGGAGATCGTGGCGCACCTGGGCACCATCGCCAAGTCCGGCACCTCCGAGTTCCTCAAGCACCTGTCCGGCGACCAGAAGAAGGATTCGCACCTGATCGGCCAGTTCGGCGTGGGCTTCTACAGCGCCTTCATCGTCGCCGACCAGGTCGACGTGTACAGCCGCCGCGCCGGGCTGCCGGCCAGCGAAGGCGTGCACTGGTCCTCGCGCGGCGAAGGCGAGTTCGAGGTCGCCACCGTCGAGAAGGCCGAGCGCGGCACCCGCATCGTGCTGCACCTGAAGGACGACGAGAAGGATTTCGCCGACGGCTGGAAGCTGCGCGGCATCGTGCGCAAGTACTCCGACCACATCGCCCTGCCGATCGAACTGCCCAAGGAACATCACGGCGAGGACAAGGACAAGCCGGAAACGCCCGAGTGGGAAACCGTCAACCGCGCCAGCGCGCTGTGGACGCGCCCGCGCAACGAGATCAAGGACGAGGAATACCAGGAGCTGTACAAGCACATCGCCCACGACCACGAGAACCCGGTGACGTGGAGCCACAACAAGGTCGAGGGCAAGCTGGAGTACACCTCGCTGCTGTACGTGCCCGGCCGCGCCCCGTTCGACCTGTACCAGCGCGACGCCTCGCGCGGACTCAAGCTGTACGTGCAGCGCGTCTTCATCATGGACCAGGCCGAGCAGTTCCTGCCGCTGTACCTGCGCTTCATCAAGGGCATCGTCGATTCCAGCGACCTGCCGCTGAATGTCTCGCGCGAGATCCTGCAGTCCGGCCCGGTGATCGACTCGATGAAGTCGGCGCTGACCAAGCGCGCCCTGGACATGCTGGAAAAGCTGGCCAAGGACGACGCCGAGCGCTACCTGGGCGTGTGGAAGAACTTCGGCCAGGTGCTGAAGGAAGGCCCGGCCGAGGACTTCGGCAACCGCGAGAAGATCGCCGGCCTGCTGCGCTTCGCCTCCACCCACGGCAGCGACGGCACGCAGAACGTGTCGCTGGCCGACTACGTGGCGCGGATGCAGGAAGGCCAGGACAAGCTGTACTACCTGACCGGCGAGAGCTACGCGCAGATCAAGGACAGCCCGCACCTGGAGGTGTTCCGCAAGAAGGGCATCGAAGTGCTGCTGCTCACCGACCGCATCGACGAGTGGCTGATGAGCTACCTCACCGAGTTCGATGGCAAGTCCTTCGTCGACGTGGCGCGCGGCGACCTGGACCTGGGCAAGCTCGACAGCGAGGAAGAGAAGCAGGCCAAGGAAGAGGCCGCCAAGGCCAAGCAGGGCCTGGTCGAGCGCATCCAGAACGTGCTGAAGGACGAGGTCTCCGAAGTGCGCGTCTCGCACCGCCTGACCGACTCCCCGGCGATCCTGGCCATCGGCCAGGGCGACCTGGGCCTGCAGATGCGGCAGATCCTGGAAGCCAGCGGCCAGAAGTTGCCGGAGAGCAAGCCAGTGTTCGAGTTCAACCCGGCGCACCCGCTGATCGAGAAGCTGGACGCGGAAGCCGACGGCGAGCGCTTCGGCGATCTGGCGAAGGTGCTGTTCGACCAGGCCGCCCTGGCGGCTGGCGACAGCCTCAAGGACCCGGCGGCGTATGTGCGGCGGCTCAACAAGCTGTTGTTGGAATTGTCGGTGTAG
- a CDS encoding heavy metal sensor histidine kinase produces MSAPARPSIALRLAGLFAATALLGFALIGLVLHQVLEHELRRHQREELRSRMDAVQYMLVNSRSPDLAAHARTRLASVSSAPDLRFWLWSEDPAFRYGRGAEAMAQATRGRSGLVRIGDPQALGIADAHPQAWQAIGQTLPATPVRPPVQLIAAMDSAPFALTRRRFDIALALVTLAGTALVGALGYWTAKLGLRPVQRLSADAQRIGPHDRRRLDLPRLPRELEDLGASLNAAFDRLDAAYAQQESFNADVAHELRTPLASLIGQTQVALTRHRDAEQLRQVLQSNLEELERLRAIVADMLFLARAEQGQRARQCEDASLAEEVGKTVEFFEVLLDEAGLRVELRGDAVAQVEKSLLRRALSNLLHNAIQHSAGTAPIVVEIVQRGGQALIAFSNPSVALAPEHLERLFDRFYRGDAARANSRESHGLGLAIVKAVATMHGGRVFAQHRDGITTIGFSVALDGATAGALPHADLRW; encoded by the coding sequence GTGAGCGCGCCGGCGCGGCCCTCGATCGCGCTGCGCCTGGCCGGCCTGTTCGCGGCCACCGCGCTGCTCGGCTTCGCCCTGATCGGGCTGGTGTTGCACCAGGTGCTGGAACACGAGTTGCGCCGCCACCAGCGCGAGGAACTGCGTTCGCGCATGGACGCGGTGCAGTACATGCTGGTCAACAGCCGCTCGCCGGACCTGGCCGCGCATGCGCGCACGCGGCTGGCCAGCGTCTCCAGCGCACCGGACCTGCGCTTCTGGCTGTGGAGCGAGGACCCGGCGTTCCGCTACGGGCGTGGCGCCGAAGCGATGGCGCAGGCCACGCGCGGGCGCAGCGGCCTGGTGCGCATCGGCGATCCGCAGGCGCTGGGCATCGCCGACGCGCATCCGCAGGCATGGCAGGCCATCGGCCAGACGCTGCCGGCCACGCCGGTGCGGCCGCCGGTGCAACTGATCGCGGCAATGGACAGCGCGCCGTTCGCGCTGACCCGGCGCCGCTTCGACATCGCCCTGGCGCTGGTCACGCTGGCCGGCACCGCGCTGGTCGGCGCGTTGGGCTATTGGACCGCCAAGCTCGGCCTGCGCCCGGTGCAACGGCTGTCGGCCGATGCCCAGCGCATCGGTCCGCACGACCGGCGGCGCCTGGACCTGCCGCGGTTGCCGCGCGAACTGGAGGACCTGGGCGCGTCGTTGAACGCGGCGTTCGATCGACTCGACGCCGCCTACGCGCAGCAGGAAAGCTTCAATGCCGACGTCGCCCACGAACTGCGCACGCCGCTGGCCAGCCTGATCGGCCAGACCCAGGTGGCGCTGACCCGCCACCGCGACGCCGAGCAGTTGCGCCAGGTGTTGCAGTCGAACCTGGAGGAACTGGAGCGGCTGCGCGCGATCGTCGCCGACATGCTGTTCCTGGCGCGCGCCGAGCAGGGCCAGCGCGCGCGCCAGTGCGAGGATGCGTCGCTGGCCGAGGAGGTCGGCAAGACCGTCGAGTTCTTCGAAGTGCTGCTGGACGAGGCCGGCTTGCGCGTGGAGCTGCGCGGCGATGCGGTCGCCCAGGTCGAGAAGTCGCTGCTGCGGCGCGCGCTGTCCAACCTGCTGCACAACGCGATCCAGCATTCGGCGGGCACCGCGCCGATCGTGGTGGAGATCGTGCAGCGCGGCGGGCAGGCGTTGATCGCCTTCTCCAATCCCAGCGTGGCGCTGGCGCCGGAACATCTGGAGCGCCTGTTCGACCGCTTCTACCGCGGCGACGCTGCCCGCGCCAACAGCCGCGAAAGCCACGGCCTGGGCCTGGCGATCGTCAAGGCGGTGGCGACCATGCACGGCGGGCGCGTGTTCGCGCAGCACCGCGACGGCATCACCACCATCGGCTTTTCGGTGGCGCTGGACGGCGCCACTGCCGGCGCGCTCCCGCACGCCGACTTGCGCTGGTAG
- a CDS encoding YfhL family 4Fe-4S dicluster ferredoxin produces the protein MSLKINELCVNCDVCEPACPNQAIAMGETIYVIDPARCTECVGHFDEPQCVVVCPVECIDPDPAIPETHAQLLAKLQRLQRDHPELYPLEPPAA, from the coding sequence ATGTCCCTCAAGATCAACGAGCTCTGCGTCAACTGCGACGTCTGCGAGCCGGCCTGCCCGAACCAAGCCATCGCCATGGGCGAGACGATCTACGTGATCGACCCGGCCCGCTGTACCGAATGCGTCGGCCATTTCGACGAGCCGCAGTGCGTGGTGGTGTGCCCGGTGGAATGCATCGACCCGGACCCGGCCATTCCGGAGACGCACGCGCAATTGCTGGCCAAGCTGCAGCGCCTGCAGCGCGACCACCCCGAGTTGTACCCACTGGAGCCCCCCGCCGCATGA